Proteins encoded by one window of Monomorium pharaonis isolate MP-MQ-018 unplaced genomic scaffold, ASM1337386v2 scaffold_73, whole genome shotgun sequence:
- the LOC105839554 gene encoding RNA-binding protein squid isoform X4, translating to MADQQENKDFSEDVAEQNFEKNGDAESGGIGGGGDAVENGQADSQEDRKLFVGGLSWETTDKELREHFSTYGDIESINVKTDPNTGRSRGFAFIVFSKAEALDKIMSAGDHVINNKKVDPKKAKARHGKIFVGGLSTELSDDDIKNFFSQFGNIVEVEMPFDKTKNQRKGFCFITFESEQVVNELLKTPKQTINGKAVDVKKATPKLDGMAGMRGGMMSRGRGARGGRGRGFGGQGGWGQGYGGGYGGGYGQGGYGGGYDGYGGYDYYSGGYGGYGDGYGYGGGNYEGGYAGGRGGVRGKGTLPHYYRSLHSSNHHSIKPRPS from the exons ATGGCTGATCAGCAAGAGAACAAGGACTTCAGTGAGGACGTTGCGGAGCAAAATTTCGAGAAGAACGGCGATGCCGAGAGCGGCGGCATCGGTGGCGGCGGGGACGCCGTGGAGAATGGCCAGGCAGATTCGCAGGAGGATAG GAAATTATTTGTTGGTGGCTTAAGCTGGGAAACCACTGACA AGGAATTAAGAGAACATTTTAGTACATATGGTGACATTGAGAGCATTAATGTTAAAACAGATCCTAACACAGGAAGATCGAGAGgttttgcatttattgtcTTTTCTAAGGCTGAAGCTCTCGAcaag ATTATGTCAGCTGGCGATCATGTcatcaataacaaaaaagtgGATCCTAAGAAAGCGAAAGCTAGACATGGCAAAATTTTCGTCGGTGGTCTCTCGACGGAATTGTCCGATGACGATATTAAGAACTTTTTCTCGCAATTTGGAaat attgttGAAGTAGAGATGCCGTTTGATAAGACAAAGAATCAAAGGAAAGGGTTCTGctttattacatttgaatCGGAACAAGTGGTCAACGAACTTCTTAAGACACCCAAACAAACCATCAATGGAAAAGCT GTGGATGTGAAGAAAGCAACGCCTAAATTGGACGGTATGGCCGGAATGCGCGGGGGAATGATGAGCCGTGGCAGAGGAGCTCGTGGCGGTCGGGGTCGCGGATTCGGAGGACAAGGTGGTTGGGGACAGGGCTATGGAGGCGGTTACGGTGGCGGTTATGGCCAAGGCGGCTACGGTGGTGGTTACGACGGTTACGGGGGATACGATTACTACAGCGGCGGTTACGGCGGTTATGGAG ATGGCTACGGCTATGGCGGTGGTAATTACGAAGGTGGCTACGCGGGCGGGCGCGGTGGTGTACGCGGTAAAG GTACTCTTCCTCACTACTACCGATCTCTTCATTCGTCCAATCATCATTCCATTAAGCCGCGCCCCTCCTAG
- the LOC105839554 gene encoding RNA-binding protein squid isoform X2 has protein sequence MADQQENKDFSEDVAEQNFEKNGDAESGGIGGGGDAVENGQADSQEDRKLFVGGLSWETTDKELREHFSTYGDIESINVKTDPNTGRSRGFAFIVFSKAEALDKIMSAGDHVINNKKVDPKKAKARHGKIFVGGLSTELSDDDIKNFFSQFGNIVEVEMPFDKTKNQRKGFCFITFESEQVVNELLKTPKQTINGKAVDVKKATPKLDGMAGMRGGMMSRGRGARGGRGRGFGGQGGWGQGYGGGYGGGYGQGGYGGGYDGYGGYDYYSGGYGGYGGYDYTGYGDGYGYGGGNYEGGYAGGRGGVRGKGTLPHYYRSLHSSNHHSIKPRPS, from the exons ATGGCTGATCAGCAAGAGAACAAGGACTTCAGTGAGGACGTTGCGGAGCAAAATTTCGAGAAGAACGGCGATGCCGAGAGCGGCGGCATCGGTGGCGGCGGGGACGCCGTGGAGAATGGCCAGGCAGATTCGCAGGAGGATAG GAAATTATTTGTTGGTGGCTTAAGCTGGGAAACCACTGACA AGGAATTAAGAGAACATTTTAGTACATATGGTGACATTGAGAGCATTAATGTTAAAACAGATCCTAACACAGGAAGATCGAGAGgttttgcatttattgtcTTTTCTAAGGCTGAAGCTCTCGAcaag ATTATGTCAGCTGGCGATCATGTcatcaataacaaaaaagtgGATCCTAAGAAAGCGAAAGCTAGACATGGCAAAATTTTCGTCGGTGGTCTCTCGACGGAATTGTCCGATGACGATATTAAGAACTTTTTCTCGCAATTTGGAaat attgttGAAGTAGAGATGCCGTTTGATAAGACAAAGAATCAAAGGAAAGGGTTCTGctttattacatttgaatCGGAACAAGTGGTCAACGAACTTCTTAAGACACCCAAACAAACCATCAATGGAAAAGCT GTGGATGTGAAGAAAGCAACGCCTAAATTGGACGGTATGGCCGGAATGCGCGGGGGAATGATGAGCCGTGGCAGAGGAGCTCGTGGCGGTCGGGGTCGCGGATTCGGAGGACAAGGTGGTTGGGGACAGGGCTATGGAGGCGGTTACGGTGGCGGTTATGGCCAAGGCGGCTACGGTGGTGGTTACGACGGTTACGGGGGATACGATTACTACAGCGGCGGTTACGGCGGTTATGGAGGTTATGATTACACCGGATATGGTG ATGGCTACGGCTATGGCGGTGGTAATTACGAAGGTGGCTACGCGGGCGGGCGCGGTGGTGTACGCGGTAAAG GTACTCTTCCTCACTACTACCGATCTCTTCATTCGTCCAATCATCATTCCATTAAGCCGCGCCCCTCCTAG
- the LOC105839554 gene encoding RNA-binding protein squid isoform X1, with protein MADQQENKDFSEDVAEQNFEKNGDAESGGIGGGGDAVENGQADSQEDRKLFVGGLSWETTDKELREHFSTYGDIESINVKTDPNTGRSRGFAFIVFSKAEALDKIMSAGDHVINNKKVDPKKAKARHGKIFVGGLSTELSDDDIKNFFSQFGNIVEVEMPFDKTKNQRKGFCFITFESEQVVNELLKTPKQTINGKAVDVKKATPKLDGMAGMRGGMMSRGRGARGGRGRGFGGQGGWGQGYGGGYGGGYGQGGYGGGYDGYGGYDYYSGGYGGYGGYDYTGYGDGYGYGGGNYEGGYAGGRGGVRGKGGSGYGGKQRGGGGRQNQRHQPY; from the exons ATGGCTGATCAGCAAGAGAACAAGGACTTCAGTGAGGACGTTGCGGAGCAAAATTTCGAGAAGAACGGCGATGCCGAGAGCGGCGGCATCGGTGGCGGCGGGGACGCCGTGGAGAATGGCCAGGCAGATTCGCAGGAGGATAG GAAATTATTTGTTGGTGGCTTAAGCTGGGAAACCACTGACA AGGAATTAAGAGAACATTTTAGTACATATGGTGACATTGAGAGCATTAATGTTAAAACAGATCCTAACACAGGAAGATCGAGAGgttttgcatttattgtcTTTTCTAAGGCTGAAGCTCTCGAcaag ATTATGTCAGCTGGCGATCATGTcatcaataacaaaaaagtgGATCCTAAGAAAGCGAAAGCTAGACATGGCAAAATTTTCGTCGGTGGTCTCTCGACGGAATTGTCCGATGACGATATTAAGAACTTTTTCTCGCAATTTGGAaat attgttGAAGTAGAGATGCCGTTTGATAAGACAAAGAATCAAAGGAAAGGGTTCTGctttattacatttgaatCGGAACAAGTGGTCAACGAACTTCTTAAGACACCCAAACAAACCATCAATGGAAAAGCT GTGGATGTGAAGAAAGCAACGCCTAAATTGGACGGTATGGCCGGAATGCGCGGGGGAATGATGAGCCGTGGCAGAGGAGCTCGTGGCGGTCGGGGTCGCGGATTCGGAGGACAAGGTGGTTGGGGACAGGGCTATGGAGGCGGTTACGGTGGCGGTTATGGCCAAGGCGGCTACGGTGGTGGTTACGACGGTTACGGGGGATACGATTACTACAGCGGCGGTTACGGCGGTTATGGAGGTTATGATTACACCGGATATGGTG ATGGCTACGGCTATGGCGGTGGTAATTACGAAGGTGGCTACGCGGGCGGGCGCGGTGGTGTACGCGGTAAAG GTGGCTCAGGCTACGGCGGCAAGCAAAGAGGTGGTGGCGGTCGCCAAAATCAGAGGCACCAGCCGTACTAA
- the LOC105839554 gene encoding RNA-binding protein squid isoform X5 yields MADQQENKDFSEDVAEQNFEKNGDAESGGIGGGGDAVENGQADSQEDRKLFVGGLSWETTDKELREHFSTYGDIESINVKTDPNTGRSRGFAFIVFSKAEALDKIMSAGDHVINNKKVDPKKAKARHGKIFVGGLSTELSDDDIKNFFSQFGNIVEVEMPFDKTKNQRKGFCFITFESEQVVNELLKTPKQTINGKAVDVKKATPKLDGMAGMRGGMMSRGRGARGGRGRGFGGQGGWGQGYGGGYGGGYGQGGYGGGYDGYGGYDYYSGGYGGYGGYDYTGYGGGSGYGGKQRGGGGRQNQRHQPY; encoded by the exons ATGGCTGATCAGCAAGAGAACAAGGACTTCAGTGAGGACGTTGCGGAGCAAAATTTCGAGAAGAACGGCGATGCCGAGAGCGGCGGCATCGGTGGCGGCGGGGACGCCGTGGAGAATGGCCAGGCAGATTCGCAGGAGGATAG GAAATTATTTGTTGGTGGCTTAAGCTGGGAAACCACTGACA AGGAATTAAGAGAACATTTTAGTACATATGGTGACATTGAGAGCATTAATGTTAAAACAGATCCTAACACAGGAAGATCGAGAGgttttgcatttattgtcTTTTCTAAGGCTGAAGCTCTCGAcaag ATTATGTCAGCTGGCGATCATGTcatcaataacaaaaaagtgGATCCTAAGAAAGCGAAAGCTAGACATGGCAAAATTTTCGTCGGTGGTCTCTCGACGGAATTGTCCGATGACGATATTAAGAACTTTTTCTCGCAATTTGGAaat attgttGAAGTAGAGATGCCGTTTGATAAGACAAAGAATCAAAGGAAAGGGTTCTGctttattacatttgaatCGGAACAAGTGGTCAACGAACTTCTTAAGACACCCAAACAAACCATCAATGGAAAAGCT GTGGATGTGAAGAAAGCAACGCCTAAATTGGACGGTATGGCCGGAATGCGCGGGGGAATGATGAGCCGTGGCAGAGGAGCTCGTGGCGGTCGGGGTCGCGGATTCGGAGGACAAGGTGGTTGGGGACAGGGCTATGGAGGCGGTTACGGTGGCGGTTATGGCCAAGGCGGCTACGGTGGTGGTTACGACGGTTACGGGGGATACGATTACTACAGCGGCGGTTACGGCGGTTATGGAGGTTATGATTACACCGGATATGGTG GTGGCTCAGGCTACGGCGGCAAGCAAAGAGGTGGTGGCGGTCGCCAAAATCAGAGGCACCAGCCGTACTAA
- the LOC105839554 gene encoding RNA-binding protein squid isoform X3, whose translation MADQQENKDFSEDVAEQNFEKNGDAESGGIGGGGDAVENGQADSQEDRKLFVGGLSWETTDKELREHFSTYGDIESINVKTDPNTGRSRGFAFIVFSKAEALDKIMSAGDHVINNKKVDPKKAKARHGKIFVGGLSTELSDDDIKNFFSQFGNIVEVEMPFDKTKNQRKGFCFITFESEQVVNELLKTPKQTINGKAVDVKKATPKLDGMAGMRGGMMSRGRGARGGRGRGFGGQGGWGQGYGGGYGGGYGQGGYGGGYDGYGGYDYYSGGYGGYGDGYGYGGGNYEGGYAGGRGGVRGKGGSGYGGKQRGGGGRQNQRHQPY comes from the exons ATGGCTGATCAGCAAGAGAACAAGGACTTCAGTGAGGACGTTGCGGAGCAAAATTTCGAGAAGAACGGCGATGCCGAGAGCGGCGGCATCGGTGGCGGCGGGGACGCCGTGGAGAATGGCCAGGCAGATTCGCAGGAGGATAG GAAATTATTTGTTGGTGGCTTAAGCTGGGAAACCACTGACA AGGAATTAAGAGAACATTTTAGTACATATGGTGACATTGAGAGCATTAATGTTAAAACAGATCCTAACACAGGAAGATCGAGAGgttttgcatttattgtcTTTTCTAAGGCTGAAGCTCTCGAcaag ATTATGTCAGCTGGCGATCATGTcatcaataacaaaaaagtgGATCCTAAGAAAGCGAAAGCTAGACATGGCAAAATTTTCGTCGGTGGTCTCTCGACGGAATTGTCCGATGACGATATTAAGAACTTTTTCTCGCAATTTGGAaat attgttGAAGTAGAGATGCCGTTTGATAAGACAAAGAATCAAAGGAAAGGGTTCTGctttattacatttgaatCGGAACAAGTGGTCAACGAACTTCTTAAGACACCCAAACAAACCATCAATGGAAAAGCT GTGGATGTGAAGAAAGCAACGCCTAAATTGGACGGTATGGCCGGAATGCGCGGGGGAATGATGAGCCGTGGCAGAGGAGCTCGTGGCGGTCGGGGTCGCGGATTCGGAGGACAAGGTGGTTGGGGACAGGGCTATGGAGGCGGTTACGGTGGCGGTTATGGCCAAGGCGGCTACGGTGGTGGTTACGACGGTTACGGGGGATACGATTACTACAGCGGCGGTTACGGCGGTTATGGAG ATGGCTACGGCTATGGCGGTGGTAATTACGAAGGTGGCTACGCGGGCGGGCGCGGTGGTGTACGCGGTAAAG GTGGCTCAGGCTACGGCGGCAAGCAAAGAGGTGGTGGCGGTCGCCAAAATCAGAGGCACCAGCCGTACTAA
- the LOC105839554 gene encoding RNA-binding protein squid isoform X6 encodes MADQQENKDFSEDVAEQNFEKNGDAESGGIGGGGDAVENGQADSQEDRKLFVGGLSWETTDKELREHFSTYGDIESINVKTDPNTGRSRGFAFIVFSKAEALDKIMSAGDHVINNKKVDPKKAKARHGKIFVGGLSTELSDDDIKNFFSQFGNIVEVEMPFDKTKNQRKGFCFITFESEQVVNELLKTPKQTINGKAVDVKKATPKLDGMAGMRGGMMSRGRGARGGRGRGFGGQGGWGQGYGGGYGGGYGQGGYGGGYDGYGGYDYYSGGYGGYGGGSGYGGKQRGGGGRQNQRHQPY; translated from the exons ATGGCTGATCAGCAAGAGAACAAGGACTTCAGTGAGGACGTTGCGGAGCAAAATTTCGAGAAGAACGGCGATGCCGAGAGCGGCGGCATCGGTGGCGGCGGGGACGCCGTGGAGAATGGCCAGGCAGATTCGCAGGAGGATAG GAAATTATTTGTTGGTGGCTTAAGCTGGGAAACCACTGACA AGGAATTAAGAGAACATTTTAGTACATATGGTGACATTGAGAGCATTAATGTTAAAACAGATCCTAACACAGGAAGATCGAGAGgttttgcatttattgtcTTTTCTAAGGCTGAAGCTCTCGAcaag ATTATGTCAGCTGGCGATCATGTcatcaataacaaaaaagtgGATCCTAAGAAAGCGAAAGCTAGACATGGCAAAATTTTCGTCGGTGGTCTCTCGACGGAATTGTCCGATGACGATATTAAGAACTTTTTCTCGCAATTTGGAaat attgttGAAGTAGAGATGCCGTTTGATAAGACAAAGAATCAAAGGAAAGGGTTCTGctttattacatttgaatCGGAACAAGTGGTCAACGAACTTCTTAAGACACCCAAACAAACCATCAATGGAAAAGCT GTGGATGTGAAGAAAGCAACGCCTAAATTGGACGGTATGGCCGGAATGCGCGGGGGAATGATGAGCCGTGGCAGAGGAGCTCGTGGCGGTCGGGGTCGCGGATTCGGAGGACAAGGTGGTTGGGGACAGGGCTATGGAGGCGGTTACGGTGGCGGTTATGGCCAAGGCGGCTACGGTGGTGGTTACGACGGTTACGGGGGATACGATTACTACAGCGGCGGTTACGGCGGTTATGGAG GTGGCTCAGGCTACGGCGGCAAGCAAAGAGGTGGTGGCGGTCGCCAAAATCAGAGGCACCAGCCGTACTAA